One region of Bacteroidales bacterium genomic DNA includes:
- a CDS encoding pyruvate, phosphate dikinase: MPFKVKEILLVATLYDAYSIEKEGRFSEHILGEYHQLNLTSVPRVTGVSTIEEALEQLYSKHFDLIIIMVGNEKNTPLKISSLVKDEFPYIPIYLLLNNNREIAYFKEKSVKLKSIDRIFIWNGDSKVFFAMVKHLEDKVNIENDTRIGLVKVILLVEDSEKYYSRYLPLLYNSVMEQTKRIIEDVSTDDLYKVLRLRARPKILLASNYEDAIEIFNKYKDNFLCLISDVKFQKDNKLDENAGFLLVQYVKSIMPGLPTIIQSSDVSNSKRASELKSIFINKNSESLLQDIKGFIMHYLGFGNFVYKNASGRKIAEARSLKEFEKNFDTIPGESLLYHGKRNHFSLWLMARGEIKIAKMLNPVKVTDFKSQNEFREYMKYILKKYRNEGNIGKVINFEENAILEETNVVTLGTGALGGKGRGLAFVNTLIYNLNFAELIPNIKVRTPITTIIGTDEFDLFLERNHLSEKVYIEHDYEEIKKWFLQGQLSYHLDKNLKILLKLIKKPIAIRSSSLFEDSTMQPFAGIFSTFLLPNNHPDFKVRFQQAADAIKLVFASIFSNEARTYFEAVNYKIEEEKMAVVIQEVVGNEFNGYYYPHISGTAQSHNYYPISHMKPEDGFAVTAVGLGKYVVEGEKTYRFSPRHPELEINSPKDQFKNSQVHFYAVDLKREKIHLLRDGEDAGLKTLDIDDAEMHGTIKHCASVYDPENDRIEPGLTSYGPRIINFANILKYNYIPMAKTIDMILDVVKEALGSPVEIEYAIDLNKENGLSSFYLLQIKPLVCSDDDYRVNIDDIDKSNALLFTEKSMGNGKIDTISDVIYIENEKFNKLKTEEMVLEIDSLNAKMLKQNKKYILIGPGRWGTRDKFIGIPVLWPQISNAKVIIEVSIKDFPLDASLGSHFFHNVTSMNVGYFSIQSTSLTEYISWDILEKQKLVEETKYFKHVRFKKPLTIIMDGRKRHAVITI, translated from the coding sequence ATGCCTTTTAAGGTAAAAGAAATTTTATTAGTTGCTACATTATACGATGCCTATAGTATTGAAAAGGAAGGACGTTTCAGTGAGCATATACTTGGTGAATATCATCAGTTAAATTTAACATCAGTTCCAAGAGTAACCGGGGTTTCAACTATTGAGGAAGCATTAGAACAGCTCTATTCAAAACATTTTGACCTGATAATAATAATGGTTGGAAATGAAAAAAATACACCTCTGAAAATAAGTAGTCTGGTAAAAGATGAATTTCCATATATCCCGATTTATTTATTATTAAACAATAACAGAGAGATAGCATATTTTAAAGAAAAAAGTGTAAAATTAAAATCAATTGACAGGATATTTATTTGGAATGGCGATTCAAAGGTTTTCTTTGCTATGGTAAAACATCTTGAAGATAAAGTAAATATTGAGAACGATACTAGAATCGGACTGGTTAAAGTAATATTACTGGTAGAAGATTCTGAAAAATATTATTCCAGATATCTTCCTTTGCTTTATAATAGTGTGATGGAACAAACCAAAAGGATTATAGAAGATGTTAGTACTGATGATTTATACAAAGTTTTAAGATTAAGAGCAAGACCAAAAATATTGTTAGCTTCAAACTATGAAGATGCAATTGAAATATTTAATAAATATAAAGATAATTTCCTTTGTTTGATATCAGATGTAAAATTCCAGAAAGACAATAAACTTGATGAAAATGCAGGATTTTTGCTTGTTCAATATGTAAAAAGCATTATGCCCGGACTTCCGACTATTATTCAATCATCAGATGTGAGTAATTCAAAAAGAGCAAGTGAATTAAAATCAATTTTTATTAATAAAAATTCTGAAAGTTTATTGCAGGATATTAAAGGTTTTATAATGCATTATTTGGGATTTGGAAATTTTGTTTATAAAAATGCAAGTGGTAGAAAAATTGCTGAAGCAAGGTCATTAAAAGAATTTGAAAAAAACTTTGATACAATTCCGGGAGAATCATTATTATATCATGGTAAAAGAAACCATTTTTCATTATGGTTAATGGCGCGGGGAGAAATTAAAATAGCAAAAATGCTAAACCCTGTAAAAGTAACAGATTTTAAATCTCAAAATGAATTCAGGGAATATATGAAATATATTCTCAAAAAATACAGAAACGAAGGTAATATAGGAAAGGTTATAAACTTTGAAGAAAATGCTATTCTTGAAGAAACTAATGTTGTTACACTTGGTACGGGCGCTCTTGGTGGAAAGGGCAGGGGACTTGCTTTTGTTAATACTTTAATTTATAATTTGAATTTTGCTGAACTCATTCCAAATATTAAAGTAAGAACACCAATTACTACAATAATAGGTACGGATGAATTTGATCTTTTTCTTGAAAGAAATCATCTTAGCGAAAAGGTTTATATAGAACATGATTATGAGGAAATAAAAAAATGGTTTTTGCAGGGACAATTATCATATCATCTTGATAAAAATCTTAAAATTTTATTAAAACTAATAAAAAAACCTATAGCTATAAGATCTTCAAGTTTGTTTGAGGATTCTACAATGCAACCATTTGCAGGAATTTTTTCTACTTTTTTATTGCCAAATAATCATCCCGATTTTAAAGTAAGGTTTCAACAAGCTGCAGATGCAATTAAACTGGTTTTTGCTTCAATTTTTTCAAATGAAGCACGTACTTATTTCGAAGCAGTTAATTATAAGATTGAAGAAGAAAAAATGGCTGTAGTAATTCAAGAGGTAGTTGGTAACGAGTTTAATGGATATTATTATCCTCATATCAGCGGTACAGCTCAATCGCATAATTATTATCCTATTTCTCACATGAAACCTGAAGATGGATTTGCTGTAACTGCTGTTGGACTGGGTAAATATGTGGTTGAAGGTGAAAAAACTTATAGGTTTTCTCCAAGACACCCTGAACTTGAGATAAATTCACCTAAAGACCAATTTAAAAATTCGCAAGTTCATTTTTACGCTGTTGATTTGAAAAGAGAAAAAATTCATTTACTGAGAGATGGCGAAGATGCCGGATTAAAAACCTTAGATATTGATGATGCTGAAATGCATGGTACTATAAAACATTGTGCATCGGTTTATGATCCTGAAAATGATAGGATTGAACCCGGATTAACTTCATATGGCCCAAGAATAATAAATTTTGCTAATATATTGAAATACAATTATATACCCATGGCAAAAACTATTGACATGATATTAGATGTTGTTAAAGAGGCTCTTGGTTCGCCTGTTGAAATTGAATATGCAATTGACCTTAATAAAGAAAATGGTTTAAGTTCTTTTTATTTGCTTCAAATTAAGCCATTAGTTTGCAGTGATGATGATTATCGTGTAAATATTGATGATATTGATAAATCAAATGCACTTTTATTTACAGAAAAAAGTATGGGTAATGGGAAAATTGACACTATTTCTGATGTAATTTATATTGAAAATGAAAAATTCAATAAATTAAAAACAGAAGAAATGGTTTTGGAAATTGATAGTCTTAATGCTAAAATGCTTAAACAAAACAAAAAATATATTTTAATTGGTCCCGGTAGATGGGGAACAAGAGATAAATTCATAGGGATACCGGTTTTATGGCCACAAATATCAAATGCAAAAGTTATTATTGAAGTTAGTATAAAAGATTTTCCATTAGATGCATCGCTTGGTTCTCATTTTTTCCATAATGTAACTTCTATGAATGTTGGATATTTTTCTATACAAAGTACATCTTTAACTGAATATATTTCATGGGATATTCTTGAAAAACAAAAACTTGTTGAAGAAACTAAATATTTTAAACATGTTCGTTTCAAAAAACCTTTGACTATTATTATGGATGGTAGAAAAAGACATGCTGTAATTACCATTTAA